CTCGCGCGCAGCGTGCGCAGCTCGGCCAGCGTGAAGTCCTCGGTGAACCACCCGCTGACCGGCTTGCCGTCGATGACCTTGGTCGTCGCGCGCCCCGCGAACTCCGGGCGCGAGGCGACGTCCGTCGTCTCGCCGATCTCGCTCTCGTGGCGGCAAACCAGCACGCCGTCCCGCGTCATCACCAAATCGGGCTCGATGTAATCCGCGCCTTGGTTAATCGCCAGTTCGTACGCCGCCAGCGTGTGCTCGGGGCGATACCCCGACGCCCCGCGGTGGGCGATCACGATCGGCTGCGCCCGCGCGGGCCACGCGCAGAAGGCCGCCCCCGCGCAGACCGCCAGCCCGACCAGCAGTGTCCCCAGCCTTGGCATGACCGCCTCCGCGCGACGGGCCGCCGCGCCGCACCCGGCCCGCGCCCCACTAACGACCCCGGCAGGATTCGAACCTGCGACCCCCGCGTTCGAAGCACGGTGCTCTATCCAACTGAGCTACAGGGCCTGGACAAAGAGCGTACGCGCGCCGCCCCGGCGCTTCGGCACGCCGCGGCTTCCCAACTCCCGCACTTTGGGTACTTCCGCACTCCGGAACTTCGGAACTCCTGCACTCCGGAACTTCCTAGAAGATGAACCGCACCCCCACGCCGACGGCGAAGTCGAGCTCGGCACGCTCGTCCAGCTCGTTCCACAGCGGGAACTGCGCCATGAGCTCGAACGCGAAGTCGCGCCCCTCGTACATCAGCCCGGGCGACCAGCGCAGCTCCACGTCGCCGTTGGTCTCGTAGATGCCGTTCACCTCCGCCGTCACGTACCACGCCCCGCGTGAGTCCGCCGTGAACCGCGTCGGAAAGATCCGGTACAGGTACGCGCTGTTGAACAGCAGCGCGTCGTCCGGGCCCTCGCCCCCGTAGTTGTCCGCGGCGCTCCCGTCGGTGTTCAGGTGGTAGATGAGGTCCTGGTTGAACCCGTGGCGCCCGCGCACCATCGTCACCACGCCGCCCACGAACGGGTGCGCCTGGAACGTGTCCTCGAACGCAAACTCCACGCCCCCGAACACCGCCGCCCGCACGGTGTTGATCCCGCCCGTGTCGCGCTGGTACACCCGCCACTTCGCCCACACCGACAGGTCGTCCACCCCGAAGCTCGACTCATCGCCCGCCGCGTCGCGCTCCTCGGTGTGCGTGAGGGGCACGTCGAGATAGACCGCCCACCCGCGGTCCACCCCGTACGCGATGCTCGTCATCGCCTCGAGCCTCGTGGTCTCGTCCACGCCCGACGCCGGGTTCGTGCCGTACTCGTACCAGTGGAACTGCTCGCGCAGCACGATCGTTCCCGGCGCGGGCATCGTCGCGGCGTGCGTGTACATCGCCTCCTGTGCGCGCGCGTCGACCGCGCCCAGCAGCCCGCCCGCGCACGCGGCGCCGAGCACCAGTCCCCGCGCCGCGGCTCCCCGCCGCGGGGCGCTGACGCCCCCGCTCATTGCGGCACCACCTTCACCAGCGTGAACCCCGCGTCCGCCACCCACTCCCGAAGGTCGTAGGGCGAGGGCTTCGCTCTCCCACCTTCAAATCCCACCAGCACCGTCCCCGCCCCCAGATCGATCACCGCGGTCGAGATCGACCGCTTGCGCGCCAGCAGCCGGTCGATGTTCGTCGCGCACAGCGGGCACCCCATGCCGTTCACGTAGAGCAGCGCCCCGTCCGAGGACAGGGGCTCCTTCGACTCCACCGCGCGCACGTCCGCCTCGGTCACCTGATGGAAGACCGGGTTCTCCTCCGTCGCCCCCTCGCCCCCCGATGCGCCGCCCGTCGACGCGCACCCGAGGCACATCCACCCGACCGCGCCCGCCATCACCATCGCCACCACCCGCGCGGCGTTCGCCGCGTGAACACGCGAGATACCCATGACAATCGCTCCTTCCGCCGCGAACCAGTCGCGGCGTTCATCAACCCGACCTGTGACTGTCAATGTCGAACACCAGGACGCCTCTGCCCGGCCCGCGCGCAGTGCCCGCGCGCCGCCGCCCGCGCCGCTATGTCCGCCAGACGCACAGCCGGTGGGAAGATTCCAGGCC
The sequence above is drawn from the Planctomycetota bacterium genome and encodes:
- a CDS encoding heavy metal-associated domain-containing protein, whose product is MGISRVHAANAARVVAMVMAGAVGWMCLGCASTGGASGGEGATEENPVFHQVTEADVRAVESKEPLSSDGALLYVNGMGCPLCATNIDRLLARKRSISTAVIDLGAGTVLVGFEGGRAKPSPYDLREWVADAGFTLVKVVPQ